The Rhinoraja longicauda isolate Sanriku21f chromosome 28, sRhiLon1.1, whole genome shotgun sequence DNA segment cccccaccctagtcgtcctgttgagttccactttCTGTATTAACTCATTAGTacttatcccacagccaacaaggaaccattgtgggcttcacatttcatgattATTGTTCCcttctgcatatcttccattaattTGCTCTAattatcatctatatctctcttgtTCCCCTGACTcagcctgcagaagggtctcgacccaaaacgtcacatattccttttctccagagctgctgcctgacccgccgagttactccagctttttgtgtctgtatttgaTATGAACTTCAAGGTTGTGCAATGTTTATAAATGATCAGCTGTGATTCTTGGAGAAAAGCACTTCCTAACTCAGATACAGTGCCTGTTTTGGAGGTGCTCAAAGATTTCCCCACCCCcatattaaatttaatatttagaaTTTTTATACACTTTACCTCTGATTTAGCAAGATAGCAACAATAATCAAGTATTTACACATAGGATTTATATTTTATACAATTGTACAATTCAATTGAATACCTACAAATTAAAATCATATCAATAATACAAACACTCCCCAATGAAAATTGGGGACAACAAAGGAGCTTCAAGTAATAATGCAAGTCAAATTTGAGCGATGGGCACAAATATCAAAGATTTAAATTGTTACCCTTTCTCCACAATTTTAAGACATGATATCCAAAATTGAGAGTGTTAAACGCTcaaccacctatccatttttttgtGAATTTCAGTTATCTATACAGTTCCACACAGCTTACAATGTACTTAACTTATACAGTAAAGCTTTCACCACATCCACATGTCCCCTTAATATTTGGGTTATTGAAAACAAATTCACTGGAGAGTTTAGATTCAATAAAATCCATCTCAGTTCCAAGCAGGGTTAACTGTGCTTTCTGATCAATGAACACACGTACACCTGTGAAGAAAACAAAAATTGATGAATAGACTGGATGGAAACAAGCTAGATTGTGTTATTTCCTATGTTAGACCAGTCACAAGTTTCACTGAAATTGCACAATAAATTTAAATCAGTTAAAAAAATCAACTGTTAATCAAAAGGTGGCGACTGAATCTCCCAAACTCAAATTTATTTATTACAATTATGTACCCTAATGCAAGGTACCTGTTCCCTCTTAGCAGGCCAAAATGAGGCAAATTAAGTCATAAATCTAACATGTAAAAGTACACTCCTAGCAAACAGAATTTTCAGTTAATTACGTGCAATATTAATCCACAGATTGCTGATATTCCATACCATCCTGATTTACTTCTTCATCAAATTTTCCCTTCTCCGTTGCATAGTCTATCACATATGAGAGTCCACTGCAGCCACGAGTACGGACTCCCACCTTCAAACCAACCTGAAGtacaagaaacaaaaaaaaacaaaaaaacaaatgtaaataaatgtattattaagaAACAAAATGGTCTAATGGTATCAAAGCAATAAATACTTACAGAACAATTGTCAAAATGAAATCATAGAATGCAATTTAAAAGTTGCTGATTCTGATGACATTGTATGGTTTTATAAAATTAAGCACAGGAATATCATAAATGTTGATGGTTTATTCTACATTACAAGTTAGAAATATTTGCTGTAGGGTGGACCTATCATGTCCCTTTTTAAACATTTACAATCAAATAAGTACTTCTTGGAATGCCTTAACTCTTATAGTGGAACACATAAACACTGCAACTCTTCATAAATAGCAGGATGACACTGGCTAGATTATTTTTTAAGTAACTTAAAGTGAAGAATAAATATTCGCCAGAAACAATCATTCtcatgaaaaataaataattctcttttgaaaAAGAATGCCACAGAATCATTTGAGCTCAATTGAATAAAGAAGGCACTTCCAAAGTGCAAGACTCTCATAAAAATGGTACAAGAGTAACTTGCAATTTTTGTCCTGAGTCTCTTGGGTGAAATTTGAACCTACAAACTTATGACCTGTTGTTAGCATTACAATTTTAACTTTGACATTGAAAGTGACATTAGTGGAAGTGAACGAAGGTCTTAGTTTATAGTATCTAAGTTTTCCCATTTATCTTTGACAGAAAAAGTGATTTTCACTCCCTGGTTCACACTAGCATCAGCATGCGAGAGAATAAAAGATTGTTGACCAAAGGAAAAAAATCTCAATTTTGCAATGTAATTCAGTAGTAATCAagagtcacatttgcctgcaatgGAAAATGTAAAGAGAGGCTTCAACCTATAGAGGTTCACACAAAAACATACAACGCCAAGGACTTGCTGATTTTTTACATttcttattcaaataataaataggtGGCACGGATTAAATTACTCAGCCCAAAAGCAAGAGAAAACTGAATAAACAAAATACTTgtagggaggggttgacaaattgggaatatgaagatggagttaaaggggaagcgaatacaggagaaattgcaaaggactctcgaataaatgggaagggaagttctagaagggataagagagcaaggtcagggccaattgtgaccggtgtgagaggggaggtgaatactgaagttaaagtgttgtatttaaatgcgcgaagtataaaaaataaagtggatgagcttgaggctcagttagacattggcaagtatgatgttgtgtgaatcactgagacatggctacaagagaaccagggctgggaactgaatattcaggggtacacaacgtatagaaaagacagacaggtggggagagggggtggagtcgctctgttggtaaggaatgatattcactcccttgcaagaggtgacatagaatcaggagatgtagaatcagtatggatagaaatgaggaatgactctaatgggagtcatctataggcccccaaacagtaacctCGACAtatggtgcaagttgaatcaggagctaaaattggcatgtcgcaaatgtaatgctacggtggttatgggagatttcaacatgcaggtagactgggaaaatcaggttggtaatggacaccaggaaagagagtttgtggagttggATTCTTGgaacaacttgtactggagcctaccatggagaaggcaattctggatttagtgtcgtgtaatgaacctgatctgataaggggactcgaggtaaaagagccattaggaggcagtgaccacaatatgataagttttactctacaaattgagagggagaagggaaaatcggaagtgtcagtattatagtatagcaaaggggattacagaggcatgaggcaggagctggccaaaattgactggaaggaggccctagcagagaagacggtggaacagcaatggcaggtattcctgggaataatgcagaagttgcaggatcaatttatcccaaagaggaggaaagattctaagggaagtaagaggcacccgtggctgacaagggaagtcaaggacagcataaaaataaaagagaagaagtataacatagcaaagaagagtgggaagccagaggattgggactcttttaaagagcaacagaagataactaaaaatgcaatacggggagaaaagatgaggtacgagggtaaactagccaataatataaaggaggatagtaaaagcttttttaggtatgtgaagaggaaaaaaatagtcaaggcaaatgtgggtcccttgaagacagaagcaggggaatttattatggggaacaaggaaatggcagacgagttgaaccggtactttggatctgtcttcactaaggaagatacaaacaatctcccagatgttctagtggccagagatcctagggtgacggaggaattggaggaaatccacattaggcaggaaaaagttttgggtagactgatgggactgaaggctgataaatccccagggcctgatggtctgcatcccagggtacctaaagaggtggctcgagaaattgtggacgcattggtgatcattttccaatgttctatagattcagggtcagttcctgtggattggaaggtagctaatgttatcccactttttaagaaaggagggagagagaaaacaggaaattatagagcagttagtctgacatcagtggtggggaagatgctagagtcaatta contains these protein-coding regions:
- the LOC144607091 gene encoding iron-sulfur cluster assembly 1 homolog, mitochondrial-like, producing MAAAVKASVRAVSARRLRLPTRAALLLTLSAVNRIKNLLQERPECVGLKVGVRTRGCSGLSYVIDYATEKGKFDEEVNQDGVRVFIDQKAQLTLLGTEMDFIESKLSSEFVFNNPNIKGTCGCGESFTV